Proteins from a genomic interval of Heteronotia binoei isolate CCM8104 ecotype False Entrance Well chromosome 7, APGP_CSIRO_Hbin_v1, whole genome shotgun sequence:
- the RAD21 gene encoding double-strand-break repair protein rad21 homolog — protein sequence MFYAHFVLSKRGPLAKIWLAAHWDKKLTKAHVFECNLESSVESIISPKVKMALRTSGHLLLGVVRIYHRKAKYLLADCNEAFIKIKMAFRPGVVDLPEENREAAYNAITLPEEFHDFDQPLPDLDDIDVAQQFSLNQSRVEEITMREEVGNISILQENDFGDFGMDDREMMREDSAFPDDMLDSTSASNLLLEPEQSTSHLNEKSNHLEYEDQYKDDNFGDGNDGGILDDKLLSNNEGGIFDDPPAISEGGVMLPEQPPHDDLDDDDNVSMGGPDSPDSVDPVEPLPTMTDQTTLVPNEEEAFALEPIDITVKETKAKRKRKLIVDSVKELDSKTIRAQLSDYSDIVTTLDLAPPTKKLMMWKETGGVEKLFSLPAQPLWNNRLLKLFTRCLTPLVPEDLRKRRKGGEADNLDEFLKDFENPEVPREELPQRNVIDEPILEEPSRLQESIMEGSRTNLDESVMPPPPPQTGVKRKAAQVEPEPVLPAQPMQQIEMPPVELPPEEPQNLCQLIPELELLPEKEKEKEKEKEEEEEEEEEDGTGGDQDQEERRWNKRTQQMLHGLQRALAKTGAESISLLELCRNTNRKQAAAKFYSFLVLKKQQAIELTQEEPYSDIIATPGPRFHII from the exons ATGTTCTACGCTCACTTTGTCCTGAGCAAGCGAGGGCCGCTAGCCAAAATCTGGCTGGCGGCCCATTGGGATAAGAAGCTAACCAAAGCCCATGTGTTTGAGTGCAATTTGGAAAGTAGTGTGGAGAGCATCATTTCACCTAAG GTGAAGATGGCTCTTCGAACTTCAGGACACCTTTTGCTGGGCGTTGTTAGAATCTACCACAGGAAAGCTAAATACCTCCTTGCAGATTGTAATGAGGCGTTCATTAAGATTAAGATGGCTTTCCGTCCAG GTGTGGTTGATTTGCCTGAGGAAAACAGGGAAGCTGCCTACAATGCTATCACCTTACCTGAAGAGTTTCATGATTTTGACCAGCCTTTACCAGACTTAGA CGATATTGATGTGGCGCAGCAATTCAGTTTGAACCAAAGCAGAGTGGAAGAAATTACCATGCGAGAAGAAGTGGGCAACATCAGCATCCTTCAGGAAAATGACTTTG GTGACTTCGGAATGGATGATCGTGAAATGATGAGAGAGGACAGTGCATTTCCTGATGACATGCTGGATAGTACTAGTGCTTCCAACCTTCTCCTGGAGCCTGAACAGAGCACCAGTCATCTGAATGAGAAATCTAATCATTTGGAGTATGAAGACCAGTACAAGGATGATAATTTTGGAGATGGAAATGATGGTGGAATCCTGG ATGACAAGCTTCTCAGCAACAATGAAGGAGGTATATTTGATGACCCACCTGCCATCTCAGAAGGAGGGGTAATGTTGCCTGAACAGCCTCCCCATGATGATTTGGATGATGACGACAACGTCTCAA TGGGTGGGCCAGACAGCCCAGATTCAGTAGATCCAGTTGAACCATTGCCAACTATGACTGATCAGACCACTCTAGTTCCAAATGAAGAGGAAGCTTTTGCTCTGGAGCCTATCGATATAACTG TTAAAGAAACCAAggcaaagaggaagaggaagctgATTGTAGACAGTGTGAAAGAACTGGACAGCAAGACTATCAGAGCCCAGCTGAGTGACTACTCTGATATAGTGACTACACTGGACTTGGCACCTCCCACTAAGAAACTAATGATGTGGAAAGAGACTGGAGGAGTCGAAAAGCTTTTCTCTCTTCCTGCTCAGCCTCTGTGGAATAACCGATTGCTGAAG CTCTTCACCCGCTGTCTTACACCTCTTGTACCAGAAGACCTCAgaaagaggaggaaaggaggagaggCTGATAACTTGGATGAATTCCTTAAAGACTTTGAGAACCCCGAAGTGCCCCGTGAGGAGCTGCCTCAGCGTAATGTGATAG atgagcccatcttggaagagCCAAGCCGCCTCCAGGAATCCATAATGGAAGGCAGCAGGACCAACCTGGATGAATCAGTCATGCCACCGCCTCCACCTCAGACAGGCGTAAAGCGAAAGGCTGCGCAAGTGGAACCGGAGCCTGTCCTACCC GCTCAACCAATGCAGCAGATAGAAATGCCCCCAGTGGAACTGCCTCCAGAAGAACCTCAGAACCTTTGCCAGCTAATTCCAGAGCTGGAGCTCTTGcctgaaaaagagaaggaaaaagaaaaggagaaggaggaagaagaggaggaagag GAGGAAGATGGCACAGGAGGTGATCAAGATCAGGAGGAAAGACGGTGGAACAAGAGAACTCAACAGATGCTTCATGGTCTCCAG AGAGCTCTTGCCAAAACTGGAGCAGAATCCATCAGTTTGCTTGAGCTGTGCAGGAACACCAACCGCAAACAAGCAGCGGCAAAGTTCTACAGTTTCTTGGTACTGAAAAAGCAGCAAGCAATCGAGCTGACACAGGAGGAACCGTACAGTGACATCATTGCGACTCCTGGTCCCAGATTCCATATTATTTGA